The window AAAGATGCCTGGATTACGCTTCTTGTTGACTACTACGGCATACGAGGTGACTGGCCTGGATATGCTGAATCGAAGCAGGAAAAGGATCATGTAAGAAAAGCTGCCATTATCAGTCAGGCTACTGCTAAACAGATTCAACAACTTTTCCCGGAGCAAAATCAGGCAGGCCGGTTTATACCTTATTTTTCAATGTACGAGATTGAAGCTCTGTATTTCAGTGATCCGGCTTGTCTGGCTGAAAAGTTAGGCGTTGCTCAAAAACAGATTGACGCTATTCTTTTAGAGTGCAAGGAACCTGAAAAAATCAACGACAATAGCAGCACAGCACCCTCAAAAAAATTAGAGGCACTATCTGATCGTTTCAAGAAAACTTCTACAGGCATTGCGATAGCAGAGGCAATTGGTATTGGCAAAATGCGTGAAGCTTGCCCATTGTTTGACGGTTGGGTAAAAAAACTGGAATCATTAGTAGCGAAGGAAGATAGCAATATGTCTGCTTCATAGCCAGAATTGCTGACATTGCATAAGGGTGCGGGAGGCTTTAAGTTGTACCAAAATGGGGTGCTGTTTTTTGATGGAAGCTTTTAAAAAAATTAGTATAATCAAGCACAATATACACAAGCACAAGATCATTCTAATATTGATCTTAACTTTAATCCTTTTTGTGCTGGGTTATGTCTATTTTCAGAAATATTACTGGTCGCAGGACAGGATAAGGATACTTTATCTTGAGTCTGAACGATCCATTTCAAGCTTGAGTCCTTACGGCAAGGGTTTTGAATGGGATCTTGCGGATTATTTCAGCTCAATCTACGGGCTGAAGCCAGTATGGGTCAAGATCGATGATTTCAACAAAGGTATTGAGCAATTGCAGAGCGGCAGGGCTAATCTGCTGATTTCCGAGCCACTTCTGCCTGACCTTTCCTGGGATAATGTTGTGAGAGGTCCTGGTTATCTATCAGGTAATTTTATTATTACTCATAACAGGTGGCGGTATCCTCTAAAGAATATCCAGGATCTTTGCAATTTTGATACAGTTGCTCCTGGAAGATTCCTGTTTTCGCAAAAAATTGCTTTACTCCAGGATAATCTGAATTGTGAAATTGAAGTATCCAACTCTCTCAATCCTGGGAAAGACTTTTTCAATATGATTTCCCAGCGAGATTTCAGGTTCGGACTTATTGATGAGCTGAATTTTGATCTCTGGCACAGTTTTTTTCTTGACGTATTTCCCTCATACTCTCTTAGTACGTCCACCGAACACGCCTGGTTATGGAGTGCAAAATATAAAGATATGGACAGGAAATTCACTGAGTTCTGGGAAGAAATTTTTGATGATCCGTATCTTTATTATCTGAAAGAAAAATATTTTGGTTTTTTTCCAGCAGAAAAAGACACTTACCAGCTTAACCATTTCATCACCGCAATAGAGACAAAACTTCCTCAATATGCTGACTATATACTCACAGCCTCCCAAGAGTACAATATTGATCCACTGCTGCTGACAGTACTGATATATCAGGAGTCACATTTTGATCCTGTGGCTCAGAGCAGTACGGGGGTTCAGGGATTGATGCAGATAACCCTGGAAACAGCTGACTTTCTCGGAGTAACTAATCGTCTTGATCCTGAACAGAGCATTATGGGCGGAGCCAAATATTTAAATTTTCTTATGGAAAGAGTGGTCCCTACCGGGGCTGAGTCCTGGGACAAATGGTTTCTTACACTTGCTGCGTATAACCAGGGTTTGGGTCACTTGTATGATGCAATGGAACTGGCAGAACGAAAAGGTGTCAACAGGCTGCACTGGTTAGAGTTGAAACAAATATATCCGCTTTTGAGTTTCCAGAGATATTATGAAACATTGCCCAGAGGGTATGCCCGGGGATTTGAGGCAGTACATTTTGTGGAAAATATCAGGTATTATTACTATATTCTGTACGGAATGATTTCACTGGCGCGGCCTGAAGCTGAGCACCTTGGCCGATTTCTTAGGTTTGTTCCTTCGAACTGGCCTGACTGACGGTTGATTGTCCTCTTCAACCTTCCGAGTTTGTTGTGGAGGGTGGTTGTCCAACCCCATGGAATGATTGGCCAGACAGTGGTTAAACAATTGATTCTTCCATCGTACAGACTGAATCAGCGACAGGATTAGTATGTCCTCCTCCCATTCCCGGCTTGGAGTAAAGGAGCACACCTTTTCATAATACTTGTCCCATAGATCAATCAGAGAAGCCTCATCAAGGCTGTTAAGCTCATCTGCAATTTTTTTGAGTTTTCTTTCCATATTACCTTCTTTATTCGTCAGTCAAAAAAACTAAATATACAACACTTAGCGCGAGTTTACGAGTTATGAAATTCTAACACCTTAACATGCTGATATTGTTTTCTTTTTTTAGCACCATCTGTGCCCCCTAACTTGATAAATATTGCTTCATATCGAATAAATCAAATAGCCGCTGCTGGATATTGTCGAGTTTAGAAACAACAGTCTGGGTCTGTTGTTTGTTTTTCTTTTTCGGGAATATATTGATTACCTCTCGTATGCCTGACAGTTTATCATGAAGACTGTTTATTGACATGGACATTCCCGAATCTTTAGCTCTTTTCATAATTAATGCTCTAAGCAACAACGACAACGAGCAATAAAATCCATGAGTTTTGATCATGTTGTCCGTCCAGTGGTACATCGGCCACCATGAGCCTGTTTTTCTATCCTTCATCTGTCTGAAAACATCCTCTATAATATACTGACTTCGATAGGTAATCACAATTTCTTCTGTATCCCAGCTATGATTGTCTGTAATGATGATATTCTTTCCCAGGTAAGTATCGGCAAGCTTGGCAAACTCATCCGTATCCATTGAATATGTGAGCATTGGCATATCATTATGTTCATCAATTGTCGTTTTAATCAATTTTTTCATGTGTTGACCGGAAAGGGCCGCTGAGACTTGGCTCTTAACAGATGCCTGGGTCGGCTTCTTTCCTTTAGTGACCCTTCCAGCTATGCGGTCATCCAGTTTGCCAGCGATAACGGCAAGTTTGCCCAAGGCTTTGTTTATCTCATTATTAATCGATTGAACTTGAGAACTATAAAGATTGTTGTTAAATGTGACCACAACCGTAAGCTTTTTACCATATATGTTCTTGCTGGTGCGAAAGGCCTTAACCTGGTCAAGTCTTGGATGCGAAAGTGGCTTGAAACATTTGTCGCTATTCGATATTTGTGCCAAATCTTTATGATCATCAGGCTTGACTGAGCCTACAAAATGAAAGCCTGAACCCTGAATGAATTTTTTAAAATTTTCTTCCGAGTTATTGCCTTTATCAAATACAATTGTCATACCCCCTCTTTGTGGTATCCTTGCCTGAAAGGCCTTGAAAAAATTGTCAATCACCACGTTAAATTCCTTTGAATCGTGACGATTACCTTCAAACACATCAAAGTATAAAGGAAAGTGATCCTTTCGGCTACAGAACAGGGCATAATTTATTTGCCTGAGATCACTTCGGCCCTGCTTGTTTTTTCCCCTTTTGGCAATTGTGCAACGTGTATTAAAAGAACCGATAAATGAGTAAAAATTGGTCCCATCATATGAAGCGCATGACAGATCAATTTTTTCTTGCTCCAGTACACAATCGATAATTTTAGTCCATGCCTCCTTCATTTTGTTTTCTGTAATCGTTGACATGTTATCCCAGAATCGCTGCGAACTTAGAGAGGTTTTATTTGCTTCAGGAAAAGCACGAAGCAGAATCGTGTCTTGAAACCAGCACCACATTGAACGCTTGCTCACAGCATTAATCCCTCGGTTTATGGCAGCCAGCGTCAAATAAAGCCCAGTTGATGGCCCTTGATTGCGTTTGGAAAAAACTGCATCAAGCGTTTGTATCATATTGATCTGCTGGGATGCATATAAATAGGCTGCCGGAGCACCAAGCTGGAAAATTTCTGCATAATCCGGCTTTGGTGGAACACCCTCTACTGCCTTAATGATTTTATCTAACGTTCCAAGATATTTCTGCCATTTTCTCCGGGACTTGCCATCCCTTCTTTCCTTTTCCTCTGCATAATAATATGTGATACCCTTTATTACTTTTCGAGCTAAATAAGCCATGCTACCTCCCTGTTAGGGGGCACAATAAGCTTTTTCTGGCTGAAAAGTCAAGCAATAATGCAGATAAATCTGTTTTTAAAGTTAGGGGGCACAGCTGCAAGGCTTAACATGTTGAAATGTATGGCTTTTTTGCAAATAAAAAATATAACTCGTAAACTCGCGTTAGATAGCGCTTTAACCGGGTGCTACCAGGCAAAACGCATATAATAAGCACGTTAAGTATTTCCAAAAAACCAGGCTGTAAAGTATTTGCCCCTGAGTTTGGGCTGTGTTACCTTTACGGTTTATCGCACAGGTCAAGGTGTAAGCATTGTGCGTGACATTAACAAACTGTGTACCCGGCAGGTAAGGTTCATGCTCCGTGTCTGTTTCGTTGAGCGAAGACCTCATTCCCCTGTTAATGTCAAGTACATTTTATATGGTTTAACCTCAGTAATCAATGAATAAAACAACTTTACTCAATAAAATATTCAGGAGCTGATGATGAAAGATTTGAAGAATATGTATAAAAATATTTTGAAAGATGAATTTCCTCAAGAGATGACCATTAATCTAAGTGGTCAGGAACTTAAATTCAGAAAAAAAACCTGGATTATCGATAATGAGGAAAAAGGCTTAAGGTATGGAGAGAACCCAGATCAGCCTGCTGCCATGTATGAGCCTGTTGAGGGATCATTTGAGCTTGGAGGCGTTGCCCTTAGATCCGGAGGATACGGACTGGTATCGTCTATTACAGAAGAAAACATGCTGCAGGCTGGGAAGCATCCAGGCAAGACAAACCTTACAGATGTGGACAATGGCCTCAATATTCTCCAATACCTCAGCGAAAAACCTGCCGCTGTAATTTTAAAACACAACAATCCCTGCGGGGCGGCCTGGTCGGATGATGGGCTATATAAGGCAGTATCTGAAGCACTTTACTCGGACAGGATAGCAGCTTTTGGAGGAGCAGTCATAGTTAACAGAGCAATTGACGAGAAAACTGCTGAGTTTCTGGCAGCCAACTATCTTGAAGTAGTAGCTGCACCTGACTTTGAGCCGGGAGCATTTAAAATACTGCAAACTAAAAAAAATCTGCGAGTTCTCAAAATGCCCGGCATAGGCAGGCTGGATGAACTGGTGGGGATTCCTTTTCTGGACATTAAATCACTGACTGATGGCGGAATTATCGTTCAGTTTTCCTTTTCCAACAGAATACTCAAGGCTGATGATTTTTTTCCTGCCAGCGCCTCGAAAGATGGTCGGAAGGTCATGGCCAGAAAACCTGATGACCGTGAAATGCAGGATTTGATTTTTGCATGGGCTGTAGAAGCTGGAGTTACTTCCAATTCGGTAATTTTTGCCAGGCATGGATGCACTGTTGCCATTGGAACCGGAGAGCAGGACCGAGTTGGCTGCGTTGACCTGACCATAAACAAGGCCATGACCAAATATGCTGATATGTTGAGCTTCAACAAGCATAAAGAGTCAATTTATCAGCTCAGGCAAAGAGCGCAAAATGATGCCAGGGCAAGAGATCTGCTTGAAGAAATAAATGTTGAGACACGTAAAATGCGCGCAGGTCTTCCGGGGTCTGTACTGGTATCCGACGGATTTTTTCCGTTCAGAGATGGAGTGGATCTGGCCATTACTCAGGGGGTAACTGCAATTGCCCAGCCTGGGGGATCCATTAGAGATGCTGAAGTGATTGAGGCCTTGAATGAAGCTGTGCCTCAGGTGGCCATGGTCTTTACCGGACAGCGTTCTTTCAGGCATTAGGGCTGAAGGTTAAAGGCTGAAGGCTGAAGGCTGAAGGGTGAAGGCTGAAGGCTGAAGGCTGAAGGGTGAAGGGTGAAGGGTGAAGGCTGAAGGGTGAAGGCTGAAGGGTGAAGGCTGAAGGCTTACCTGGAATATGTCCAATGCAGGCTGTGCTTACAACCCAAAAAAAAGATATTTAGTACTGTTTATTCCCGGCAATAATGCTCTTTAACGTCAATATGTAATGGTTTTACAACCAATGGAAATAGATATTTTGTGAGCAAGAAAGATAATTTCAGAGAAGAAATAAGGTCTGGACTGGTTATTGAGTACCTGCAGAATAATCAACCCATAACAGCCTGGGTTGAAGAGTGCTCAGGTAACAGGGTCAGGGCTTTTAACATCAATCAGCGAGAAGTTAAGCTTTCTTCTGCCAGAATTCTGCCCTGGACCGGACCGGCTTATACACAAGGCCTGTCCCGTGAAGAGATTAACGGCCTGCTGAAAGAGCATGGCCGCAACAGATCTCTCGAGCAGGAAAAAATCAACATTCTGGAAGTGTGGGAGTTGTCGCAGGGTGAAATAGACCAGGCCAGGGTCCCATGGTTTGCCGGACTCATCTGGAATGATCCTGGTGCAGATCGTGTAGCTGCTCTGGGCCGGGCCATGCTTCAGGATCGTGCCAGATTCAAGTTCAATCCTCCTTTTTTTGAAGTTTATCCCCAGGATATTGTGGAGTCTCGATTAGAGCAGGAAAGAATCGCAAGGCAAAAGGAAAAGCTCATCAGCATTGGTCGGGAGTTTATTAAAGCTCTATGGGATAAGGCTTCCAAGGGAACAGCACTGCCAGAGCTTGAAAACCATGATGTTGGCCAGCAGTTAAGAGAGCTTATTACTACCCGTGTCAGCAATCCTGACGACTCGGAAACATCTGAAGTCTGGAGCAAGCTGACTACAGGACTTCCAGCAGATCCCAATCTGGCATTTATTCTCGGAGTAACATGGGGAATTTACCCGCCTCATCACAATTATCTTCTGGATCAGGCTGGATATGTGTGGGATGCATCCTGGGAACAGGAACATGTAATAGAAGTCAATGCCATCAGAGAAAAATTTGAACAGGAACAGACAGATCCTGAGCAGTCAGGGTTTGTGAGCATTGACTCGGCAACAACAAGGGATATTGATGATGCCTTTATTGTTAGAAAGCATGATGATGGATTCCTTTTGAGTCTTGCTCTGGCCTGTCCCGCTTTATACTGGACTCCGGATTCAGCTCTGGATAAAGCAGTATCCTCAAGAACAACAAGTCTATATCTTCCAGAGGGTATCAGCAATATGCTGCCTGGGATTATGGCAGAAGATTTGTTTAGTTTAATAGAAAAAAAGTCCAGACCGGCCATGGTGGTTGAGTTTGAGCTTAATGCAGATGCACATCTGAAAAATGTCAGGCTCAGTCAGAAATGGGTCAGAGTTGACAACAATCTGACATATGAAAGCGTTGAAGAGCAGCTTAACCTGCAAAGCTCCGACTATCTGAAACCTGCTCTGGATCTGGCTGAAAAATTAAGAGCAGCAAGGCTTGAAAAAGGGGCTGTGATTATTAATCAGAATGAGCCGCATATCAGGCTTGAGGAACATAATAATGAGATCAGAGTTTTTCTTGAAAATAAGCAGGATTCTCCCAAAGCGCAGCTCATTGTTTCAGAATTTATGATCTTAGCCAATACTGCCATGGCCAGCTGGGCCAGGGAAAAAAGTATTCCCTTGCTGCATCGTACTCAGGACATTGCATTGCCAGCTGATTACAGCGGGGTATGGTCCAGGCCTGAAGATATTTATCAGGTAATCAGGTCATTAGGAGCCACACTGACAGAAACATCACCAAAGCCTCACAGATCTATAGCCGCATCATGCTATGCTCCGGTTACATCACCCTTGCGTCGCTATACTGATCTTATTAACGAACTGCAGCTTCTAAGTTTTATTCAGGATGGCAAACCATATTTTTCTTTTGAAGGTTTGAATGAAATGCTGCCCAGGCTGAGCGCCCGATCCGGGCAGGTCTCCCAGGTGCAGAGGTTCAGGCCAAGATACTGGAAGCTGGTTTATTTCAGACAGAATTGCAAACACCAGACCTTTCAGGCTGTTGTTGTGGATAATAGTGGTCAGCAAGTAGTACTTTCCCTTCCAGGAGAGCAAATTATGGTTAGAGCAGGACATGATTTGTTTGGCGGAAAAACCCGCCTTGGTCAGTCGTTCAGGCTGAGACTTGGAAAAATAAATCCCTTGAGCAATGAAGTCAGTGTTCTGGAAGCTTGGGAAGAATAACAGCCAGCTTTCCTAATGCGGACTGTGTCCACATGCAGATTGTGGGCACAGCCCGCATTAGTTGAAACTTAAATTGACAATAATAAAGGAAACGTAATGTTTGGAATTGTAAAAAAGCTTTTTGGAAGCAAAAATGAGAGATACCTCAAAAAACTAAATCCCATTGTGGAAAGGATAAATTCGCTGGAGAGTGAAATAAAAAATCTCAGCGATGAGGAACTGGCACAGAGAATAGCTGCCTGGAAAGAAGAAGTGGCACAGGGTGCTAAACTGGAAGATTTGCTTCCTCATGTTTTTGCTGTGGTCAGAGAGGCTTCCTGGCGTGTTCTTGAAATGCGCCATTTTGATGTTCAGCTTGTGGGAGGGGTGGCTCTGCATGAAGGTCGCATTGCAGAGATGAAAACTGGTGAAGGAAAAACACTGGTGGCAACCTTGCCGGTAGTTCTTAATGCCCTGGAAGGTAAAGGCGTACATATAATTACGGTAAACGATTACCTGGCCCGCCGTGATGCGGAATGG of the Desulfonatronovibrio magnus genome contains:
- a CDS encoding DUF4276 family protein is translated as MGSYAEVVVLVEGATEQMFVKQLLAPYMASSGVYLTPIIIDKPGEKGGDVKFARARNDIGKHLKQRKDAWITLLVDYYGIRGDWPGYAESKQEKDHVRKAAIISQATAKQIQQLFPEQNQAGRFIPYFSMYEIEALYFSDPACLAEKLGVAQKQIDAILLECKEPEKINDNSSTAPSKKLEALSDRFKKTSTGIAIAEAIGIGKMREACPLFDGWVKKLESLVAKEDSNMSAS
- a CDS encoding transglycosylase SLT domain-containing protein translates to MEAFKKISIIKHNIHKHKIILILILTLILFVLGYVYFQKYYWSQDRIRILYLESERSISSLSPYGKGFEWDLADYFSSIYGLKPVWVKIDDFNKGIEQLQSGRANLLISEPLLPDLSWDNVVRGPGYLSGNFIITHNRWRYPLKNIQDLCNFDTVAPGRFLFSQKIALLQDNLNCEIEVSNSLNPGKDFFNMISQRDFRFGLIDELNFDLWHSFFLDVFPSYSLSTSTEHAWLWSAKYKDMDRKFTEFWEEIFDDPYLYYLKEKYFGFFPAEKDTYQLNHFITAIETKLPQYADYILTASQEYNIDPLLLTVLIYQESHFDPVAQSSTGVQGLMQITLETADFLGVTNRLDPEQSIMGGAKYLNFLMERVVPTGAESWDKWFLTLAAYNQGLGHLYDAMELAERKGVNRLHWLELKQIYPLLSFQRYYETLPRGYARGFEAVHFVENIRYYYYILYGMISLARPEAEHLGRFLRFVPSNWPD
- a CDS encoding IS1634 family transposase, giving the protein MAYLARKVIKGITYYYAEEKERRDGKSRRKWQKYLGTLDKIIKAVEGVPPKPDYAEIFQLGAPAAYLYASQQINMIQTLDAVFSKRNQGPSTGLYLTLAAINRGINAVSKRSMWCWFQDTILLRAFPEANKTSLSSQRFWDNMSTITENKMKEAWTKIIDCVLEQEKIDLSCASYDGTNFYSFIGSFNTRCTIAKRGKNKQGRSDLRQINYALFCSRKDHFPLYFDVFEGNRHDSKEFNVVIDNFFKAFQARIPQRGGMTIVFDKGNNSEENFKKFIQGSGFHFVGSVKPDDHKDLAQISNSDKCFKPLSHPRLDQVKAFRTSKNIYGKKLTVVVTFNNNLYSSQVQSINNEINKALGKLAVIAGKLDDRIAGRVTKGKKPTQASVKSQVSAALSGQHMKKLIKTTIDEHNDMPMLTYSMDTDEFAKLADTYLGKNIIITDNHSWDTEEIVITYRSQYIIEDVFRQMKDRKTGSWWPMYHWTDNMIKTHGFYCSLSLLLRALIMKRAKDSGMSMSINSLHDKLSGIREVINIFPKKKNKQQTQTVVSKLDNIQQRLFDLFDMKQYLSS
- a CDS encoding IMP cyclohydrolase, which codes for MKDLKNMYKNILKDEFPQEMTINLSGQELKFRKKTWIIDNEEKGLRYGENPDQPAAMYEPVEGSFELGGVALRSGGYGLVSSITEENMLQAGKHPGKTNLTDVDNGLNILQYLSEKPAAVILKHNNPCGAAWSDDGLYKAVSEALYSDRIAAFGGAVIVNRAIDEKTAEFLAANYLEVVAAPDFEPGAFKILQTKKNLRVLKMPGIGRLDELVGIPFLDIKSLTDGGIIVQFSFSNRILKADDFFPASASKDGRKVMARKPDDREMQDLIFAWAVEAGVTSNSVIFARHGCTVAIGTGEQDRVGCVDLTINKAMTKYADMLSFNKHKESIYQLRQRAQNDARARDLLEEINVETRKMRAGLPGSVLVSDGFFPFRDGVDLAITQGVTAIAQPGGSIRDAEVIEALNEAVPQVAMVFTGQRSFRH
- a CDS encoding ribonuclease catalytic domain-containing protein — its product is MSKKDNFREEIRSGLVIEYLQNNQPITAWVEECSGNRVRAFNINQREVKLSSARILPWTGPAYTQGLSREEINGLLKEHGRNRSLEQEKINILEVWELSQGEIDQARVPWFAGLIWNDPGADRVAALGRAMLQDRARFKFNPPFFEVYPQDIVESRLEQERIARQKEKLISIGREFIKALWDKASKGTALPELENHDVGQQLRELITTRVSNPDDSETSEVWSKLTTGLPADPNLAFILGVTWGIYPPHHNYLLDQAGYVWDASWEQEHVIEVNAIREKFEQEQTDPEQSGFVSIDSATTRDIDDAFIVRKHDDGFLLSLALACPALYWTPDSALDKAVSSRTTSLYLPEGISNMLPGIMAEDLFSLIEKKSRPAMVVEFELNADAHLKNVRLSQKWVRVDNNLTYESVEEQLNLQSSDYLKPALDLAEKLRAARLEKGAVIINQNEPHIRLEEHNNEIRVFLENKQDSPKAQLIVSEFMILANTAMASWAREKSIPLLHRTQDIALPADYSGVWSRPEDIYQVIRSLGATLTETSPKPHRSIAASCYAPVTSPLRRYTDLINELQLLSFIQDGKPYFSFEGLNEMLPRLSARSGQVSQVQRFRPRYWKLVYFRQNCKHQTFQAVVVDNSGQQVVLSLPGEQIMVRAGHDLFGGKTRLGQSFRLRLGKINPLSNEVSVLEAWEE